Proteins found in one Nocardia brasiliensis ATCC 700358 genomic segment:
- a CDS encoding ImmA/IrrE family metallo-endopeptidase, whose product MSESKTQSSSRSYRRVAAAVDAVCAVAADSDATTLDEVVLAIASERRREIEIASAHLGPGVCGQRRFYPDRDVIVLAESLPSREHTLAHELGHIVFDHEGAPAPEVTLEASDDLIAYMLSQRAHQQIVDDGADELAEWEAETFAAMLMTRLRVFNSRGAGVSVLRFDEALG is encoded by the coding sequence ATGAGTGAGTCGAAGACGCAGAGCAGTTCGCGGTCTTACCGTCGGGTGGCCGCGGCCGTGGACGCCGTGTGCGCGGTGGCCGCGGACTCCGACGCCACGACGCTGGACGAGGTCGTGCTCGCCATCGCGAGCGAGCGGCGGCGCGAAATCGAAATCGCCAGTGCGCATTTGGGGCCCGGCGTATGCGGTCAGCGCCGGTTCTATCCCGATCGGGACGTGATCGTGCTGGCTGAATCGCTGCCGAGCCGCGAGCACACGCTCGCGCATGAACTCGGCCATATCGTGTTCGATCACGAGGGCGCACCCGCGCCCGAGGTGACGCTCGAGGCCAGCGACGACCTGATCGCCTACATGCTGAGCCAGCGGGCGCACCAGCAGATCGTCGACGACGGCGCGGACGAGCTCGCCGAATGGGAGGCGGAGACCTTCGCCGCCATGCTGATGACCCGGCTCCGGGTGTTCAACAGCCGAGGCGCAGGCGTCTCGGTCCTTCGATTCGATGAGGCGCTGGGATGA
- a CDS encoding helix-turn-helix domain-containing protein yields MADFAARLNKLFETVHPPGRKPHTNAEVAAALTASGHPISKPYLSQLRSGQRTNPSDETVAALAKFFKVKPDYFFNDIYAAKIDHDLELLSQLQGYGLRRLSSRAFDLSEESQNLLTSMAEKLRASEGLPEIPPDGTE; encoded by the coding sequence ATGGCTGATTTCGCGGCGCGGCTGAACAAGCTGTTCGAAACCGTGCATCCCCCGGGGCGTAAGCCGCACACCAACGCGGAGGTTGCGGCTGCGCTGACGGCCTCCGGACATCCGATCTCGAAACCGTACCTGTCGCAGTTGCGGTCGGGACAACGGACGAACCCGTCCGATGAGACGGTGGCCGCCCTGGCGAAGTTCTTCAAGGTCAAGCCGGACTACTTCTTCAACGACATCTATGCCGCCAAGATCGATCACGATCTGGAGTTGCTGTCCCAGCTGCAGGGCTACGGACTGCGACGGCTGTCGAGTAGAGCGTTCGACCTGTCCGAAGAATCACAGAACCTCCTCACCTCCATGGCGGAGAAGTTGCGGGCAAGCGAAGGCTTGCCCGAAATTCCTCCGGATGGAACCGAATAG
- a CDS encoding steroid 3-ketoacyl-CoA thiolase, protein MGTPVIVEAARTPIGKRGGWLSGLHAAELLGLAQRGLLERAHLDPAQVEQVIGGCVTQAGEQSNNVTRVAWLHAGLPWQVGATTIDTQCGSAQQANHLVAGLIATGAIDVGIACGVEAMSRVPLGANVGEHAGARRPASWNIDLPNQFEAAERIAKRRGITRADVDEFGARSQRLAGQAWAEGRFDREVLTITAPAVDKEGNATGEKLDVSRDQGLRETTVEGLAKLKPVLEGGVHTAGSSSQISDGAAAVLLMDEQAAQRAGLRPRARIVTQALVGSEPEFHLDGPVQACTRLLERSGMSIGDIDLFEINEAFASVALSWASVHRPDLDRVNVNGGAIALGHPVGSTGSRLITTALHELERTGNSTAMVLMCAGGALATGTIIERL, encoded by the coding sequence ATGGGCACACCCGTCATCGTCGAGGCCGCGCGCACCCCCATCGGCAAGCGCGGCGGCTGGCTGTCCGGCCTACACGCCGCGGAACTGCTCGGCCTCGCGCAGCGCGGGCTGCTGGAACGCGCCCATCTGGACCCGGCACAGGTCGAGCAGGTGATCGGCGGCTGCGTCACCCAGGCGGGCGAACAGTCCAACAACGTGACCCGCGTCGCGTGGCTACACGCCGGACTGCCCTGGCAGGTCGGCGCGACCACCATCGACACCCAGTGCGGTTCGGCCCAGCAGGCCAATCACCTCGTCGCCGGGCTCATCGCCACCGGGGCGATCGATGTCGGCATCGCCTGCGGCGTCGAGGCGATGAGCCGAGTTCCGCTGGGCGCCAACGTCGGCGAGCACGCGGGCGCGCGCCGGCCGGCCTCCTGGAACATCGACCTGCCCAATCAGTTCGAAGCGGCCGAGCGGATTGCCAAGCGGCGCGGCATCACTCGCGCCGACGTCGACGAGTTCGGCGCTCGCTCACAGCGCCTGGCCGGCCAGGCCTGGGCCGAGGGCCGCTTCGACCGCGAGGTGCTCACGATCACCGCCCCGGCGGTGGACAAGGAAGGCAACGCGACCGGCGAGAAGCTGGACGTGTCACGCGACCAAGGCCTGCGGGAGACGACGGTCGAGGGACTGGCCAAGCTGAAGCCGGTGCTCGAAGGCGGCGTACACACCGCGGGCAGCTCCTCCCAGATCTCCGACGGCGCCGCCGCGGTCCTGCTGATGGACGAGCAGGCGGCGCAGCGAGCGGGCCTGCGGCCGCGGGCGCGGATCGTCACCCAGGCCCTGGTCGGCTCCGAGCCCGAGTTCCACCTCGACGGACCGGTGCAGGCTTGCACGCGCCTGCTGGAGCGTTCCGGGATGAGCATCGGCGACATCGACCTGTTCGAGATCAACGAGGCCTTCGCCTCGGTCGCGCTCTCCTGGGCCTCGGTGCACCGGCCGGACCTGGATCGAGTCAACGTCAACGGCGGCGCGATCGCGCTGGGACATCCGGTCGGCTCGACCGGATCCCGGCTGATCACAACGGCTTTGCACGAACTGGAGCGCACCGGCAACAGCACCGCGATGGTGCTGATGTGTGCCGGTGGCGCATTGGCGACAGGCACCATCATCGAGCGTCTATAG
- a CDS encoding cytochrome P450, with product MIIERVSVCRRRHLVVDPRNVRPNLPDGFDVTDPGIYAERVPVEEFAELRRTAPVWWNPQPAEVSGFHDEGFWVVSKHADVKEVSRRSEVFSTYENTAIPRFNDDITREQIELQRFVLINKDAPEHTKLRKIISRGFTPRAINGLRAELSARAESIVKAAAESGSGDFVTQIACELPLQAIAELIGVPQEDRMKVFTWSNDMTGYDDPDNDADPVMASAEILGYAYQMAAARKECPANDLVTTLIEADVDGDKLSEEEFGFFVIMLAVAGNETTRNAITHGMNAFMEHPEQWELFKKERPATAADEIIRWATPVTSFQRTALEDTELGGVQIKKGERVVMLYRSANFDEDVFDEPEKFDILRKDNQHLSFGGTGAHFCIGANLARLEVDLIFNAIADHLPDITKLGDPKRLRSGWLNGIKEFPVDYKTCPVAH from the coding sequence ATGATTATAGAACGTGTTTCAGTTTGTCGAAGGAGACATCTGGTGGTAGACCCTCGGAATGTCCGGCCGAATCTGCCGGACGGATTCGACGTCACAGACCCCGGCATCTATGCCGAACGAGTCCCGGTCGAGGAGTTCGCCGAACTGCGCCGAACCGCCCCGGTCTGGTGGAATCCGCAACCGGCCGAGGTCAGTGGCTTCCACGACGAGGGCTTCTGGGTGGTGAGCAAGCACGCCGATGTCAAAGAGGTGTCCCGGCGCAGCGAGGTGTTCTCCACCTACGAGAACACCGCGATCCCGCGCTTCAACGACGACATCACCCGCGAACAGATCGAACTGCAGCGCTTCGTGCTGATCAACAAGGACGCGCCGGAGCACACCAAGCTGCGCAAGATCATCTCCCGCGGTTTCACCCCGCGTGCGATAAACGGTCTGCGCGCGGAACTTTCGGCGCGGGCCGAATCGATCGTCAAGGCCGCGGCTGAATCCGGCAGCGGCGACTTCGTCACCCAGATCGCGTGCGAGCTGCCGTTGCAGGCGATCGCCGAGCTGATCGGGGTGCCGCAGGAGGATCGGATGAAGGTCTTCACCTGGTCCAACGACATGACCGGATACGACGACCCGGACAACGACGCGGACCCGGTCATGGCTTCGGCCGAAATCCTCGGCTACGCATACCAAATGGCCGCCGCACGCAAGGAATGCCCGGCCAACGACCTCGTCACCACGCTGATCGAGGCCGACGTCGACGGCGACAAGCTGAGCGAGGAAGAGTTCGGCTTCTTCGTCATCATGCTGGCCGTGGCCGGCAACGAGACCACTCGTAACGCCATCACGCACGGCATGAACGCCTTCATGGAGCACCCCGAGCAGTGGGAGCTGTTCAAGAAGGAGCGCCCGGCCACCGCCGCCGACGAGATCATCCGGTGGGCCACGCCGGTCACCTCCTTCCAGCGGACCGCGCTGGAAGACACCGAGCTCGGCGGCGTGCAGATCAAGAAGGGCGAGCGGGTAGTCATGCTGTACCGCTCGGCCAACTTCGACGAGGACGTCTTCGACGAGCCGGAGAAGTTCGACATCCTGCGAAAGGACAACCAGCACTTGTCCTTCGGCGGCACCGGCGCGCACTTCTGCATCGGCGCGAACCTGGCCCGGCTCGAGGTGGACCTGATCTTCAACGCCATCGCCGATCATCTGCCGGACATCACCAAGCTCGGCGACCCGAAGCGGCTGCGTTCCGGCTGGCTCAATGGGATCAAGGAATTCCCGGTGGACTACAAGACCTGCCCGGTCGCGCACTGA
- a CDS encoding nuclear transport factor 2 family protein, whose translation MTTTTDHPARTAGLASQAAVRARDKAAWVALFAEDGIVEDPIGPSGFDPEGKGHRGKEAIAAFWDKAIAQTTSIEFLFGDSFACGNEIAFTGTIRSTLGGHRIDADGVFTYRVDETGKIAALRAFWEVDRAMATAKKVD comes from the coding sequence ATGACCACCACCACCGACCATCCCGCCCGCACCGCCGGGCTCGCGTCGCAGGCCGCGGTGCGCGCCCGGGACAAGGCGGCCTGGGTCGCCCTGTTCGCCGAGGACGGCATCGTCGAAGATCCCATCGGCCCTTCCGGTTTCGATCCGGAAGGCAAGGGCCACCGCGGCAAGGAGGCGATCGCGGCGTTCTGGGACAAGGCGATCGCGCAGACGACTTCGATCGAGTTCCTGTTCGGTGACTCGTTCGCGTGCGGGAACGAGATCGCGTTCACCGGCACCATCCGCAGCACGCTCGGCGGCCATCGGATCGACGCCGACGGGGTGTTCACCTACCGGGTGGACGAGACCGGCAAAATCGCCGCGCTGCGCGCATTTTGGGAGGTCGACCGCGCCATGGCGACCGCGAAGAAGGTCGACTGA
- a CDS encoding TIGR03619 family F420-dependent LLM class oxidoreductase: MQFTLGIALSPLEQLPELAKTAEECGFSSVALPDSLFYMQSAAAKYPYTADGSRFWGPETPWVDPLIGATAMAMATSRIRFYTNVLKLGSRNPLLLARQVGSVAAMSGNRFGFGVGIGWAPEEFEWCGVPYARRGARVDEMIEVIKLVLGGGMVEYHGEFFDFDPLQVSPAPTEPVPFYIGGHTEAALRRAARVGDGWASAMMTYDELRRTIGKLDALRAEFGRGTEPFEIQAVCVDRFGRSGYQDLADAGVTDAIVVPWLMDGIGFDGELAAKQDSLRRFAAANIEDPIVAEVPA; encoded by the coding sequence CTGCAGTTCACCCTCGGCATCGCGCTCAGCCCCCTGGAGCAGTTGCCGGAACTGGCGAAAACCGCTGAGGAGTGCGGCTTCTCGTCGGTCGCGCTACCGGACTCGCTGTTCTACATGCAGTCCGCGGCGGCGAAATACCCTTACACCGCCGACGGGAGCAGGTTCTGGGGTCCGGAGACACCCTGGGTCGACCCGTTGATCGGGGCGACCGCGATGGCCATGGCGACCAGCCGAATCCGGTTCTACACCAATGTGCTCAAGCTCGGCTCGCGCAATCCGCTGTTGCTGGCGCGTCAGGTGGGCTCGGTGGCGGCCATGTCCGGCAACCGGTTCGGCTTCGGTGTCGGCATCGGCTGGGCGCCGGAGGAATTCGAATGGTGCGGCGTGCCGTACGCGCGCCGCGGGGCCCGGGTCGACGAGATGATCGAGGTCATCAAGCTGGTACTGGGCGGCGGCATGGTCGAATACCACGGCGAATTCTTCGATTTCGATCCGTTGCAGGTCAGCCCGGCCCCGACCGAGCCGGTGCCGTTCTATATCGGCGGGCACACCGAGGCGGCGCTGCGCCGGGCGGCCCGGGTCGGCGACGGATGGGCCTCGGCGATGATGACCTACGACGAGCTGCGCCGGACCATCGGCAAGCTCGACGCGCTGCGCGCCGAATTCGGCCGGGGCACCGAACCGTTCGAGATCCAGGCGGTGTGCGTCGACCGGTTCGGCCGGTCGGGCTATCAAGATCTGGCCGATGCCGGTGTCACCGATGCGATCGTGGTGCCGTGGCTGATGGACGGCATCGGCTTCGACGGCGAACTCGCCGCCAAACAGGACTCGCTGCGCCGATTCGCCGCGGCGAATATCGAAGACCCGATCGTCGCGGAGGTACCGGCATGA
- a CDS encoding thiolase domain-containing protein, producing MTNPAAVLGTGQTHHVTKRTDVSMAGMCREAIDRALVDAGLTIADIDAVVVGKAPDLFEGVMMPELYLADALGATGKPLLRVHTAGSVGGSTGVVAANLVQAGVHKRVLAIAWEKQSESNAMWALSIPVPFTMPVGAGAGGYFAPHVRSYIRRSNAPSHIGAMVAVKDRRNGAKNPLAHLKQPDITLESVLASQMLWDPIRFDETCPSSDGACAIVIGDEEAATAVEATGKKVAWVHGTAMRTEPTTFAGRDQVNPQAGQDAAAALWQAAGITDPLNEIDVAEIYVPFSWFEPMWLENLGFVPQGDGWKLTDKGETEIGGILPVNPSGGVLSSNPIGASGLIRFAEAAKQVMGRAGAYQVEGARKAVGHAYGGGSQYFSLWVVGSERR from the coding sequence ATGACCAATCCCGCTGCGGTGCTCGGCACCGGCCAAACCCATCACGTGACGAAAAGAACCGATGTATCGATGGCGGGCATGTGCCGCGAGGCCATCGACCGCGCGCTGGTCGACGCGGGCCTGACCATCGCCGATATCGATGCCGTGGTGGTCGGCAAGGCTCCCGATCTGTTCGAGGGCGTCATGATGCCCGAGCTGTATCTCGCGGATGCGTTGGGCGCCACCGGAAAACCGCTGTTGCGCGTGCATACCGCGGGCTCGGTCGGCGGATCCACCGGAGTGGTCGCCGCCAACCTGGTGCAGGCCGGCGTGCACAAGCGCGTACTCGCGATCGCCTGGGAGAAGCAGTCGGAGTCCAATGCCATGTGGGCACTGTCGATTCCGGTGCCGTTCACCATGCCGGTCGGCGCGGGCGCGGGCGGTTACTTCGCCCCGCATGTGCGCTCCTACATCCGGCGCTCGAACGCGCCGAGCCATATCGGCGCGATGGTCGCGGTCAAGGATCGGCGCAACGGCGCGAAAAACCCTCTCGCCCACCTCAAACAGCCCGATATCACGCTCGAATCCGTGCTGGCGTCGCAAATGCTGTGGGACCCCATTCGTTTCGACGAGACCTGCCCGTCGTCGGACGGCGCCTGCGCCATCGTGATCGGCGACGAGGAAGCGGCGACCGCGGTGGAGGCGACCGGCAAGAAGGTGGCCTGGGTGCACGGCACCGCGATGCGCACCGAGCCGACCACCTTCGCCGGACGCGACCAGGTGAACCCGCAGGCCGGTCAGGACGCGGCGGCCGCGCTGTGGCAGGCCGCCGGAATCACCGACCCGCTCAACGAGATCGACGTCGCGGAGATCTACGTGCCGTTCTCCTGGTTCGAGCCGATGTGGCTGGAGAACCTCGGCTTCGTGCCGCAGGGCGACGGCTGGAAGCTCACCGACAAGGGAGAAACCGAGATCGGCGGCATTCTGCCGGTCAACCCCTCCGGTGGCGTGCTCTCCTCGAACCCGATCGGCGCGTCCGGGCTCATCCGGTTCGCCGAGGCGGCCAAGCAGGTCATGGGCCGCGCCGGCGCGTACCAGGTGGAAGGAGCCCGCAAGGCCGTCGGCCACGCCTACGGCGGTGGCTCCCAGTACTTCTCGCTCTGGGTCGTCGGCTCGGAGCGGCGATGA
- a CDS encoding lipid-transfer protein — protein sequence MTDHGTDIAVVGFAHAPHVPETFGTTNGVEMLVPCFQQLYSRLGITKSDIGFWCSGSSDYLAGRAFSFISAIDAIGAVPPINESHVEMDAAWALYEAWVKLRSGQAETALVYGFGKSSAGTLRQVLTMQLDPYLVTPLWPDAWSIAGLQARAGLDAGRWTEQDMAAVAAGDDGDVESLLGTPYVADPLRAHDIAPVTDGAAAIVLAVGDRARELCERPAWITGMAHRVDTPNLGARDLTVSPSTAAAAQAVTGGDTSGFDIAELHAPFSHQQLILTEAIGLKNGTKVNPSGGALAANPMFAAGLERIGFAAEAIMGGTANRALAHATSGPALQQNLVTVLDSEASR from the coding sequence TTGACTGACCACGGAACGGATATCGCGGTCGTGGGCTTCGCCCACGCGCCGCACGTGCCGGAGACCTTCGGCACCACCAATGGCGTCGAGATGCTGGTGCCCTGCTTCCAGCAGCTCTACAGCCGGCTCGGCATCACCAAGTCCGATATCGGCTTCTGGTGCTCCGGCTCCTCGGATTACCTTGCCGGACGCGCATTTTCGTTCATCTCGGCGATCGACGCGATCGGCGCGGTGCCGCCGATCAACGAGTCCCACGTGGAGATGGACGCGGCCTGGGCGCTGTACGAGGCCTGGGTGAAACTGCGCTCGGGGCAGGCGGAGACCGCGCTGGTGTACGGCTTCGGCAAGTCCTCGGCCGGCACGCTGCGCCAGGTGCTCACCATGCAGCTAGACCCGTACCTGGTGACACCGCTCTGGCCGGACGCCTGGTCGATCGCGGGTCTGCAGGCCCGGGCGGGTCTGGACGCGGGGCGTTGGACCGAACAGGACATGGCCGCGGTCGCCGCAGGCGATGACGGCGACGTCGAAAGCCTGCTCGGCACACCGTATGTCGCCGATCCGCTGCGCGCCCACGACATCGCGCCGGTCACCGACGGCGCGGCGGCCATCGTGCTCGCGGTCGGTGACCGCGCGCGCGAACTGTGCGAGCGGCCCGCCTGGATCACCGGTATGGCGCATCGGGTGGACACGCCGAATCTCGGCGCCCGCGACCTCACCGTCTCCCCCTCGACCGCGGCTGCGGCACAGGCGGTTACCGGTGGCGACACGAGCGGCTTCGATATCGCGGAGCTGCACGCGCCGTTCAGCCATCAGCAGCTGATCCTCACCGAGGCGATCGGCCTGAAGAACGGGACCAAGGTGAACCCGTCGGGTGGCGCGCTCGCCGCGAACCCGATGTTCGCCGCCGGGCTCGAACGCATCGGTTTCGCGGCCGAGGCGATCATGGGCGGCACCGCGAATCGTGCACTCGCCCATGCCACCAGCGGCCCCGCGCTGCAGCAGAACCTTGTGACAGTCCTGGATTCGGAGGCGAGCCGATGA
- a CDS encoding Zn-ribbon domain-containing OB-fold protein, which translates to MNTTAPDVLSAPLRVQFDYTRSVGPTIGKFLTALRDRKIVGVRGTDGRVLVPPPEYDPVSAEPLTDFVDVAAVGTVESWTWVREPLPGQPFDRPFAWALIRLDGADTTLLHAVDIAAPEDIRTGMRVAVRWAAETSGSIHDIACFVPGEQPEATTEGTETGGDPISVITTPVDLSYKHTASPQETVYLRGLAEGKLLGGRTDAAGKVYFPPRGANPTDGRPTDQTVELPDRGTVTTFCIVNVPFLGQRIKPPYVAAYVLLDGADIPVLHLVLGCEASEVRMGMRVEAVWKPREEWGFGLENVDHFRPTGEPDADYETYKHHL; encoded by the coding sequence TTGAACACCACCGCACCTGATGTACTCAGTGCGCCCCTACGGGTGCAATTCGACTACACCCGGTCCGTCGGACCGACGATCGGCAAGTTCTTGACCGCCCTGCGCGACCGCAAGATCGTCGGGGTGCGCGGCACGGACGGCCGGGTGCTGGTGCCGCCGCCCGAGTACGACCCGGTCAGCGCGGAGCCGCTCACCGACTTCGTCGACGTGGCCGCGGTCGGCACCGTCGAATCGTGGACCTGGGTACGCGAACCGCTGCCCGGCCAGCCGTTCGACCGGCCGTTCGCGTGGGCGCTGATCCGGCTGGACGGCGCGGACACCACGCTGCTGCACGCCGTCGATATCGCGGCGCCGGAGGACATCCGGACCGGCATGCGGGTGGCCGTCCGGTGGGCCGCGGAAACCAGCGGCAGCATTCATGACATCGCGTGCTTCGTGCCGGGCGAACAACCGGAAGCGACCACCGAAGGCACCGAGACGGGCGGCGATCCGATCTCGGTCATCACCACACCGGTCGACCTCAGCTACAAGCACACCGCGTCGCCGCAGGAGACCGTCTACCTGCGCGGACTCGCGGAAGGCAAGCTGCTCGGCGGGCGCACCGACGCCGCGGGCAAGGTGTACTTCCCGCCGCGCGGCGCCAATCCGACCGACGGCAGGCCGACCGACCAGACCGTCGAGCTGCCCGACCGCGGCACCGTCACCACGTTCTGCATCGTCAACGTGCCGTTCCTCGGCCAGCGGATCAAGCCGCCCTATGTCGCGGCGTACGTGCTGCTCGACGGCGCCGACATCCCGGTGCTGCACCTCGTACTCGGTTGCGAGGCAAGCGAAGTGCGGATGGGTATGCGGGTCGAGGCGGTGTGGAAGCCGCGCGAGGAGTGGGGCTTCGGGCTGGAGAACGTGGACCACTTCCGCCCCACCGGCGAGCCGGATGCCGACTACGAGACCTACAAGCACCACCTCTGA
- a CDS encoding LLM class F420-dependent oxidoreductase, with translation MKFGLQLGYWMAQPPQHAGELVLAAEAAGFDAVFAAESWGSDAFGPLTWWGSATQRVRLGTSVVQMSARTPAATAMHALTLDHLSGGRAVLGLGVSGPQVVEGWYGQPFAKPLQRTREYVGIIRRILERAAPVTNDGPNYPLPYAGPGATGLGKPLKPIVHPLRADLPIWLGAEGPKNVALTAEIADGWLAIYYAPRLANMYNDWLDEGFARAGARRSRADFEIAASCQVVITDDAASELERMRWVMSLYIGGMGAPEQNFHAQVYRRMGYEREVDEIGRLFQAGKKAEAAAVVPDEMILDTAIIGDEAHVREQLKVWEAAGVTMMLVSAADVEQLRRLAPLVDM, from the coding sequence ATGAAGTTCGGATTGCAACTCGGGTACTGGATGGCGCAGCCGCCGCAGCACGCGGGGGAGTTGGTGCTGGCGGCGGAGGCAGCCGGTTTCGATGCCGTGTTCGCGGCGGAATCGTGGGGCTCGGATGCGTTCGGCCCGCTGACCTGGTGGGGTTCGGCCACGCAACGGGTCCGGCTCGGCACCTCCGTCGTGCAGATGTCGGCGCGCACGCCGGCCGCGACCGCGATGCACGCGCTGACCCTGGATCACCTCAGCGGCGGCCGGGCCGTGCTCGGGCTCGGCGTATCCGGGCCGCAGGTCGTCGAGGGCTGGTACGGCCAGCCGTTCGCCAAACCGCTACAGCGGACCCGCGAATACGTCGGGATCATCCGGCGCATTCTCGAGCGGGCGGCGCCGGTGACCAACGACGGGCCGAACTACCCGCTGCCCTACGCGGGTCCGGGGGCGACCGGGCTCGGTAAGCCGCTCAAGCCGATCGTGCACCCGTTACGTGCGGATCTGCCGATCTGGCTCGGTGCCGAAGGGCCGAAGAACGTCGCGCTCACCGCGGAGATCGCCGACGGCTGGCTCGCGATCTACTACGCGCCGCGGCTGGCGAACATGTACAACGACTGGCTCGACGAGGGCTTCGCCCGGGCGGGTGCGCGTCGGTCGCGGGCGGATTTCGAGATCGCCGCGAGTTGTCAGGTGGTGATCACCGACGACGCCGCGAGCGAACTCGAGCGGATGCGCTGGGTCATGTCGCTCTACATCGGCGGGATGGGCGCGCCGGAGCAGAATTTCCACGCGCAGGTCTACCGCCGGATGGGCTACGAACGCGAGGTCGACGAGATCGGCAGGCTGTTCCAGGCGGGCAAAAAGGCCGAGGCGGCCGCCGTCGTGCCGGACGAAATGATTCTCGATACCGCGATCATCGGCGACGAGGCGCATGTGCGCGAACAACTGAAGGTGTGGGAGGCGGCCGGGGTCACCATGATGCTGGTGTCCGCGGCGGACGTCGAGCAATTACGTCGCCTCGCCCCCCTTGTCGATATGTAG
- a CDS encoding acyl-CoA synthetase: MMTAQESTKILGLWNIAEAEPDRIALVDPAGREVTYRELATLADRYATGLRGLGLKTGDVLVSMVHNCTEAVAAYFAAYQAGLYIVAVNWHLTGPEVAYILQDSEAKAFLASDRFAATATAAADEAKLPATARFSVGEIEGFRSVAWLGAADTGRPSDRSTGAPMLYTSGTTGRPKGVRRPLTGADPDVVPPHTTAFFGLFELAPYDEHVHICGSPLYHTAVLNFATISIQLGHKLVLMDRWEAEEMLRLIDRYRVTHSHMVPTQFHRLLALPEAVRAKYDVSSLRSMVHGAAPCPQETKRQMLDWWGPTVTEYYAATEGGGTVINGTDWLRKPGSVGKAWPWSVIKVLSEEDGTEVPAGEPGLVYMRMGASSFEYHHDKAKTEDSRVGDLFTVGDIGHLDEDGYLYLHDRRSDLILSGGVNIYPAEIENVLVTHPKVADVAVFGIPHPDWGAEVKAVVQPAPGIEGDDALTAELLAFAATQLAKYKMPKSIDYLPELPRDPNGKLYKRKLRDHYVPAP, translated from the coding sequence ATGATGACGGCGCAGGAGTCAACGAAAATTCTCGGTCTGTGGAACATCGCCGAAGCCGAACCGGATCGCATCGCCTTGGTCGATCCGGCGGGCCGGGAGGTGACGTATCGCGAATTGGCCACGCTCGCCGACCGATACGCCACCGGCCTGCGCGGGCTCGGCCTGAAAACCGGTGACGTGCTGGTCAGCATGGTGCACAACTGCACGGAGGCGGTCGCCGCCTACTTCGCGGCCTACCAGGCCGGGCTGTACATCGTCGCGGTGAACTGGCACCTGACCGGCCCCGAAGTCGCCTACATCCTCCAGGACAGCGAGGCGAAGGCGTTCCTGGCCAGCGACCGCTTTGCCGCGACCGCGACCGCCGCGGCCGATGAAGCGAAACTGCCTGCCACGGCACGCTTTTCGGTCGGCGAGATCGAAGGCTTCCGCTCGGTGGCCTGGCTCGGGGCCGCCGACACCGGCCGTCCGTCCGACCGCAGCACCGGCGCGCCGATGCTCTACACCTCCGGCACCACCGGGCGGCCCAAGGGTGTTCGCCGACCGCTCACCGGCGCCGACCCCGACGTCGTGCCGCCGCACACTACGGCCTTCTTCGGTTTGTTCGAGCTCGCGCCGTACGACGAGCACGTGCACATCTGTGGCTCGCCGCTCTATCACACGGCCGTGTTGAACTTCGCGACCATCTCGATCCAGTTGGGGCACAAGCTCGTTCTGATGGATCGGTGGGAAGCCGAGGAAATGCTGCGGCTCATCGACCGGTACCGGGTGACGCACAGCCACATGGTGCCCACCCAGTTCCATCGGCTACTCGCCCTGCCCGAGGCGGTGCGCGCCAAGTACGACGTTTCCTCGCTGCGCAGCATGGTGCACGGCGCGGCCCCCTGCCCACAGGAAACCAAACGACAGATGCTCGACTGGTGGGGTCCGACGGTCACCGAGTACTACGCGGCCACCGAGGGCGGCGGCACGGTGATCAACGGCACCGACTGGCTGCGCAAGCCCGGCTCGGTCGGCAAGGCCTGGCCCTGGTCGGTGATCAAGGTGCTCAGCGAGGAAGACGGCACCGAGGTGCCCGCCGGTGAACCCGGCCTCGTCTACATGCGCATGGGCGCTTCGAGTTTCGAATACCACCACGACAAGGCCAAAACCGAGGACTCCCGCGTCGGTGACCTGTTCACCGTCGGCGACATCGGCCACCTCGACGAGGACGGCTACCTCTACCTGCACGACCGTCGTTCCGACCTGATCCTGTCCGGCGGCGTGAACATCTATCCCGCCGAGATCGAGAACGTGCTCGTCACCCACCCCAAGGTCGCCGACGTCGCCGTCTTCGGCATCCCGCACCCCGACTGGGGCGCCGAAGTCAAAGCCGTCGTCCAACCCGCCCCCGGCATCGAAGGCGACGACGCCCTCACCGCCGAACTCTTGGCCTTCGCCGCAACCCAACTCGCCAAATACAAGATGCCCAAATCAATCGACTACCTCCCCGAACTCCCCCGCGACCCCAACGGCAAGCTCTACAAGCGCAAACTCCGCGACCACTACGTACCCGCCCCCTAG